One Saccharomyces kudriavzevii IFO 1802 strain IFO1802 genome assembly, chromosome: 4 genomic region harbors:
- the FDC1 gene encoding putative phenylacrylic acid decarboxylase FDC1 (similar to Saccharomyces cerevisiae FDC1 (YDR539W)) has protein sequence MSALNPALQFRDFIQVLKDEDDLIEITKEVDPNLEVGAIMRKAYESKLPAPFFKNIKGASKDLFNILGCPAGLRNKKKGDHGRIAHHLGLDPKTTIKEIIDYLLECKNKKPLPPSSISASSAPCKAHVLSEEEIHLESLPTPYLHTSDGGNYLQTYGMWILQTPDKKWTNWSIARGMVVDDKHITGLVIKPQHIRQIADAWGAIGKGNKIPFALCFGVPPAAILVSSMPIPEGVSESDYVGAILGKPVPVVKCETNDLMVPATSEIVFEGTLSLTDTHAEGPFGEMHGYVFGGQGHPCPLYTVKAMTHRDNAILPVSNPGLCTDETHTLIGSLVATEAKELAIKSGLPVLDAFTPYEAQALWLVLKVDLKRLQALKTTPEEFSKKVGDIYFRTKVGFIIHEIVLVADDIDIFNFKEVFWAYVTRHTPVADQTAFDDVTSFPLAPFVSQSPRSKTMKGGKCVTNCIFRQQYERDFDYVTCSFEKGYSKELVDRINENWREYGYK, from the coding sequence AGTTCAGAGACTTCATCCAGGTTCtcaaagatgaagatgactTAATTGAAATTACCAAAGAAGTTGATCCAAATCTAGAGGTGGGTGCAATTATGAGAAAAGCATATGAATCCAAATTGCCAGCtccattcttcaaaaatatcaaaggcgcttcaaaagatcttttcaatattttagGTTGTCCAGCCGGtttgagaaacaaaaagaaaggtgATCATGGTAGAATTGCTCATCATCTCGGACTCGACCCAAAGACGACGATCAAGGAAATCATCGACTATTTGCTGGAATGTAAGAATAAGAAACCGTTGCCCCCATCTAGCATCTCTGCTTCTTCCGCTCCTTGCAAGGCACATGTCCTctctgaagaagaaatacatCTGGAGAGTTTGCCAACGCCATATCTACATACTTCCGACGGTGGAAACTACTTGCAAACGTACGGAATGTGGATTCTTCAAACTCCAGATAAAAAATGGACTAACTGGTCAATTGCTAGGGGTATGGTCGTCGATGACAAGCATATTACAGGTTTAGTAATAAAGCCACAGCACATTAGACAAATTGCGGACGCTTGGGGGGCAATTGGCAAAGGAAATAAGATTCCTTTCGCACTTTGTTTTGGTGTTCCCCCTGCAGCTATTCTAGTCAGTTCCATGCCAATTCCTGAAGGTGTGTCCGAATCGGATTATGTCGGTGCAATTTTGGGCAAGCCAGTGCCAGTAGTAAAATGCGAAACTAACGATTTAATGGTTCCTGCAACTAGTGAAATTGTTTTTGAGGGCACTTTATCCTTAACAGACACCCATGCAGAAGGTCCATTCGGTGAAATGCATGGATATGTTTTTGGAGGTCAAGGTCATCCATGCCCCTTGTATACTGTCAAGGCAATGACTCACAGAGACAACGCTATTCTACCTGTATCAAATCCAGGCCTTTGTACAGACGAAACACACACATTGATTGGTTCACTGGTGGCTACTGAAGCTAAGGAGCTTGCAATTAAATCTGGTCTACCAGTTCTCGATGCTTTCACGCCATATGAAGCTCAAGCTCTATGGCTTGTCTTGAAGGTGGACTTGAAACGGCTGCAAGCACTGAAAACTACCCCCGAGGAATTCTCTAAGAAGGTTGGTGACATCTACTTTAGAACGAAAGTTGGTTTTATCATTCATGAGATTGTTTTGGTCGCAGATGACATCGACATATTTAACTTCAAAGAAGTTTTTTGGGCCTATGTCACGAGACACACTCCAGTTGCTGACCAGACTGCTTTTGACGATGTGACTTCCTTTCCTTTGGCTCCCTTTGTTTCACAGTCACCTAGAAGCAAGACTATGAAAGGTGGAAAGTGTGTTACCAATTGCATCTTCAGACAGCAATATGAACGCGATTTTGATTACGTTACTTGCAGCTTTGAAAAGGGATATTCGAAGGAGTTGGTCGATagaataaatgaaaattggAGGGAGTATGGCTACAAATAA